In Rhopalosiphum padi isolate XX-2018 chromosome 3, ASM2088224v1, whole genome shotgun sequence, the genomic stretch tttgttagctatatttttgtatggaagtatttttgagataaaattagtattttcaaagataaatttaaaaaactgaaaaatcgcACATAAAATCCAAGATGGAGGACACTACCAGACCTCGGAGGGATGGCAACTTTTTTTCAGTTAATCAGAATTCAGAagcctataattttataaactttccGATTTAATTCTTCAAAACACCAATTATGAAGCTTAAATGACTGGACTAATTGTACATTTTCGGTTATCAATTACGATtagttatattacctattttagattctgaacggagtgatgaatgtattgattttacaatgatgtgttttttttttgtgtctgtcatcactttttggagtagtaataatgcttcgaattttgacttcagcccctctttaaaaaggaaaattcatctagttggtactttgggggggtcaaaagtaaaaaatttagttttgaaaatagttttcaaaagcgtcgggaaaaacaggaatttttaccGCATAACCacctttttgacaaaatcgattttttgattttgctgtaactcaaaaacgaatcattgtaaatacttgaaattttcaacaaatatttatattagtgttatctatttgcgattaaattttcaaaatattttgacctttttttaactacttatagacaattgaaatgttcaacatttttaagttttttttcttaaaatgccggtaaaaaaaattttgctatccaaaaaatctttaaaattgaatacaaggtttattataacttgtacttatcgtagttaaaaagaatcaaaaatcgttagtcacaaatttttgtttataagcatttaaagttcaaatgtttacaaaatatatcaaaatcacgaaaatttgcaaagaattttgaagttgaatatttataaaatttttgtgatttatacttaaggttcaaaaatccaatactaggttatccataagttttccttcaagtaaccgtaaaaaaaaattccattgtcaatatagaaaacattttatgtgcgtatgaaatataatttttcacgaaatcgcgtaaaataacgatatattacaatttaaatataagtaataatataatatatccaactaattattattgactgacaaatcatctccgttcagaatcatttttcgtatacaatgataccggccgtcattgcattcaaatttaacacatccattatagtgaccagtgacctactctccatctctactatacagcagagcgatacccacttgcccacttttttattaataagttcaATTAGCCATAACAACTTTTAtgagtgaaataaataataagtttattctCGATTCGTCGAGgcttaaatatcataaatatgctcttaaaatgtacaaaataccataatatgcaaaataaaatttcatatacaACATCGTCAAGTTATGGAACAAATTTTGGTATAAACTAGCTATTTTTTTTGaccaatcaataaaaatatacaaatgccAATAAGTGTTAgtcttatacttatataatataaaactggtAGCGAACGatcattatatgttattatatgtcATTATATGGTTGTACAAGGACATATTTTGTCGATCGTATCCGcaacaaatatgaaattaataaagtgATAAgagtttttaaagtaatatctttagttttttttttaagtaactaacatgtgtatatgtgtatgtacGTTAGtgggtacctacttatttactataacaTAATGTCATaactcattaatcattatattatacaaccacGCGGATTGTACGCACGTAttatccattattttattttgcctaTAGTAACTCCTTAAAAACGAACAGTTATAATAGATATTcccaatatataattttagattctaagcggagcgatgaatgtattgactattgagtgtatcataatgtgtttatttttgttttgtgaatGAGTACAcaataaattgttgataaaaaagtttgaggtcaaatttaaaaattcttagtaggtacttatttttataattgggaAAAGTACACAAACGAATAAACGATTAAGGATAAATGGAAATTTTACGCAAATccaattttcgacaaaatcaatgttgtttttaaaataagtaataactcatCAAACGAGTAAATAACAGCTCAATAACAGctagtaaatacttgaaattttcaaaatatttattctatttattgcTAGTCattcgaaatttaaaattttttttagcttttttttataaatgtccgttaaaaattatttattggatataattgcttgaaaatgtaatacaaagcaTCTCTTAAGTTGATAATTTCTGAATTTAAAAGTATCTAAAAACtatagtcacaatatttttataagcgttttagttggaattttaacaatattcataaaaatcgtgaaagttagttattattttgtagttagaaataattgtttttatatcgaagatttaaaaatttaatacaaagttttttattagtttttcaacctgtgtttaaaaaaaattctcccGGAAagccaaataatttttatgagcatttcaaACTCAAATGTTTACGATATATTcacctgtaaaataattattcctctttaaataatttttgatttgttattgtatttcaatttgtatcagttaattttgcataaaatatgataaaaaattattcactaggtaaaaatttccaaaaatttaatacaagactCCACAAAAGTTCTTATacctgtataaaattatttaaaataaatcataggcaaaataaaatttttttatgcatttgaagttaaaactTTAATGAATTCTGCTAAAATCGcaaatgattacaaattattttgtacctaaaaaaccatatatatatatatgtacgtgtgtgtgtgtgttgatataataatcaaataccaatagtataataataataataataaatgcaatattttcggaaaaaaattgatattaaaagaCGTTAGCAAAAACTGCTGATCtggtaaattttgtaaaatcacATTTGATTCGGAAAAACAACAGATTTAGGTCAAGGGGGAGTTAATCTTTAATAAACCCTAATACTCCTAAAAAACgttttcttaattaatataattatatatttatatacaataatataattatatatcaatcaCCGAATTTGataggtactataattaatacaattataatttcggttattatcattaaattattatatatgcaaaAACTGTATTCGAGTATTCGtctatatctataataacaaCTTACCTTCACACGTCTGTGAGAACATGAATCATTATGATGCCATCCGCGATCCGCCGTTACTCAGTGACCAGTGTTCACCAAACATTTCGTTAAAAGCTCAAACACAagacttgtatttttttatactaaaaattaatttttttttaataaaatagaaaaaatatttacaaaaaacacTTGGTAATTTAGTGAGTTAGAGAGCATAAGAATTGGATACGTGTACACTGTAATCTAAATCGAGTAGGTACCCACTATTGTCGGGTGAGTACATTGCCACGAACTGAAGAATATATCTTAGATGTATAAGTCGATGGGAATCAAGAAGCTAAAGGCTACGCCCtacctttatttataatttataaaacaatagtgATTCCTTATTCCTTATTCAGATTGTTATGGCTACTttgggtataatatttatatttgtttagtaaTGTTGTGAATGTTCAATTGTATTATTCTTTATCATTACGCCTCCGCGTTATTCATTTATCTCTTGTGGTTGtgataattgtgtataatatgtatgtgaatGTTATGgttacattattactatttcaaatatttgttatgcaatttaatatattgaacagGAAGACTCATAGAGTCCATCgaggtttattatattttaaatattctaactaATGGTATGTGGAAACGCTCAAAcgcatatcaatatatcattacaatttacaatatagttTGTACTTGTTCCGCTAACACTGTCTTTTCGAATCTTAAATCCTAATAGATACCTAACCTCGAAAGCTAgtattacctatgtaattttttcgtgcaaacaaaaattaatatgtgtatCTCCCTAAACACAAGAAATCCAGTTTTTGATATGCGCGTCTTGGACTTCCGGAGAAACGTTTTTCTAGCATTtctttagtaaaatttaattaaacacaatatattttggTTGGCgttgtaatgtattattatatttattattttgcacaATACAgatagaaaagaaaaataatttttctattagtaggtatatgacTTAAACACACAAAATCTCGTGTTTTTCAATGCCCAATGCcctttattttgaataaatacaattatcattTAGATAGCGTTTATCAACACTGAATTAGTATCATGTACTTACCTACTTTTtcgtaacattaaaaaaaaaaatatttgttccaTTTGCGTGTCATATTTACGGTCTTACGGACACGAAAATGAGTTCAAGAATTGTAACTACATATAGGCTGTACCAATTAAAACTGTATTTGATaatgtaaatgttatttaagTAATGGTGAAACATTTCTCTATGTGCATTACTAAAACAGGTTTTCACATGAATAGGGTCGgtgtagaaataatttatatatttatatattactgtgCTAACTAATAAACCcaaacttaaataattcaattattttataatttctattatatatattatattttaatcaacggTTGTtactttgttttgtattttccaGATTTACAgcacttattttataatgttcatCCATTCGATTGGCTAACAAGTTGTTAGTCAGcaactatattctataatatacagtatcatattatatctgtattatattttgaagtccataattattgtgttgaacagaaaaataagtattattaaatattacaatcattAAAATTCTTCACCATACCATGGATTCTATAGCATGCTTAGAGGGgaacaatttacaaaatacattgtttttctaacatttaagtcatttttaaataaatatttactttattgccaatataataacaatgaaattCAAGAAAAAGTTGTAATATTgtcaaaatgtacaaataacaataaaatacatgacAATAggcttaaatatattaaataaattgtagtataCAGTAAAATGAAAATGCTTAGGtacttttatatgaaaattacatTGATCATCAATTTATTGTATGTGGCATAAGGCAAAAAAAGAATTATCTTAATAGCTAAtagtacttttaaataaatacaattcactttcttataaaataatagttccatcagttttcttataaataataataataaataataattcaattaaaccCAGTTTCCTTTGTtataccattaataataattaacaaaagtagtataacaatattgctaattttcataaattttgttttaacttgGCAATAcacaaaagaataataaaaaataaaaaataaaaaataaaaaattaaaaattaaaaaattaaataaacaaactattgaaaatgaaaatgaaatgaaattaataatactgttgaaaataaatactattttattaaataggttaggtaaataaataaatttatttttatttcattacccTTTGTTTTCTTTGGATTGATATTTTGGCTGTTTAATTAATCTTCTGATAATAATTGCTTATACAGTTTGTCAATAATCATTTCATGTGTATCTTTATTTTCAGTTCCACATATATCTTCATGATTAGCAGAGTTGCATGGCTCATCACTGTCATTGCATTTAACTTCATCTGACACATTGTCATTGTCATGTTGAGCTTCAAGATTGTTTTGTTCGTTCTCTAAGCTACCCTTATCGATATTATCTTTATCTGGTCCATTTTGATTATTATCTTCATCATCAAATTCCAAGTCCATAACATCTGGATTCTCACCCTCTATGCTACATAACATATGCCTAACCGATTCATATCCGCTTGCCAAAGCCTGTTGTGCCAATTGACCAGTTGGGACCATTCCTTTTCTTCGTCTGCAAATGCTACAGTTACAATACCCACGGCATGGTGGACAGGCCCATTtcttagaaaacaaaaaaaaaacataaataagtatataaaaattatgactatTGATCACCTAGAAATTACCGGGTTAACTAAAACGTTTGCAACATTTTCCCCATATCTTCTTCCCAAGCAAAATCCACAAAAATTTCCACGCACGCCACTACATCCCTTGTACCGACAATATGATTTCTGATCTGCAGTTTTCTGcctaaacacaaaataatatttaataaatattgttctatttcatattattaatggaacataattaaaaaatagtatatgtatttgcatcaattttaaactaaaaaatgagATGCAagttaagaaattaatttaattttaaaaactattccaTACcagctaaaaaataattaaatttcttttagtcttttaaattaaagatattttatgaatattctattttaatataatttgttagtctttagtagaaaaaaataaaattagaaaattagtaattaatggaattttttaataaattctttgCCTTGACaacaaagttattaataatacaattattattacacagtatacacatattattagaagtaattgaatattatgtaatattttatttcattaggaTTGCCATTTAAAtggctttaaaaaaataatataaataagcaaaataaaaataaaataatcagaatttttaaaaatatatttttcacttattaagtttaagtttcaataatcaggaaaaatattatattgtattaaaaatagaaatccattcataatgtaaattaatgtagttcataataatgattaaatatacatatttcaactaattaaactttttttttttaaaaaactaacagATCTACCTGCATTGGTGACAAGTTGTACCAGATTGACTATATACTTTTCCTGATGaagaatatgaaatattttttatcatttcttCTGTTACTTGAGAGACAGCCAAACGAGGTACATATGCTTTACGCTTCCTTTTTGATCCAGGCTatacaatatttagtaattataagtttttttttaataaagacagtaaaaatgttatttaataattaatacatactaCAGATAACTCATAGTCAGAATCGTATTCTTCTTCATCATCATTAATAAAATCGCTATCAGCAAGTGAACTATAGTACAATTCATCTGATTTTTGATATTCACTTGACTTAAACCaacgaaatttgatttttaatgatccTTGTTTGAGTTTTTTCTTATCATTTTCATCATCACTTTGTTCATTATAATTTGTCGATTgtctgtaaataatatacacacatatgaatatattataaacaaaccaagtaacaataaattaatatattttgtttaacaagttaaattttttttaaaatttaaattgaaaaatctaagtattagcaacatttttatatctgtgtctattaaattaagtaaatatagttagacaaaaaaaaattgttcaaataaacaattatgaatataatattatagcaatacAACTACATTAGGTATAACATTAcacaatagttttatatttttgattgtaataatttaatccaGTACTCTGTAATTATAGTTTGTATGAGTtaactgtatataattttagacttATAATGTACACTAtgcgtatatactataaatattatgtttttctcaTTAAAGaacaatcaaaattattattttagtatataataatgtatattgtccAGCTAGATGTACTGGTATACAGCAGAAAATATGACTgttatatacaaggtgattgcTTTATTAAATAACACCCAACATTTCAAAACCTATGGTAAAACCTTAAATAGAACTAAGAGAGAGACAGACACTTGAACtagataaataaaagaaaaattaatttttataattttagtaattatgtattagtatataatataaactgtattatgaagataaattaaaataatttgaaaaaataaatattttagtgagtGGAGTGGAGAAATATAAGGATATCTCACAAAATGTTGTCAACTACTCCACTTGCTTAAATTTTGaatacttaaaacttataaattaaatgtccaAATTTTGATTCTTGTGTATCAAAGTACttcgaaaaatattctacttctgattatgaaattaaaaaagtatgatGTCATTttacaaagtaaaatattataacgataaaaatttttttattaaaaaacaaatagaatttgaaataatgaatgtagtccaataaaataatcatccaGTATAGATCTGATAGGCTGGAAAGGGAATGCTGTATATTTGGTTTTTAGctactaaacaattttaaatcatagtgCTTGAATTGGTAAGATCAATTCTTATAGTTTTTTATACACAGTAGCCAATAAGAACAAATTCAGCaaacatagtataatacattcatgttcaattattaaattacttatttgattttgttgttgaagttttattaatattactaatcaTAAGCGTGTCCAGACCTCATTAGCAGGTcatgaacaataataaatgtattctgtAGAGGGGCTGAGGGGttaggaataaataaaaattttctttttattagataaatgaataagtaatataaaattgtatttagtgtTTAAATTTTGCAGGTTATGCCTGTGCAGAACTGTCCaggtaacaaatttattttatgaattacttAATAagtcttaattataattattttgtacaattttgttACTGAAAGTAAAATGAATAAGTGACGTAgtgatttaatataagtatggCGAAAatgactttaatatatttaaacagagATATAAGTTAAGTTTCTAGtagccatattttaaaataacaaaaaagtaactaaaattattattcattgtttaaatatcCACTTTTGTCTAAATTCaaagttgaaatattaataaaaattaatttatatatattatttaaatattttatataatttttagatttcttGGTTCTACAAATTAGTCTGTAAATTTTCATGATTTCgacaaattttgtcaaaattagaacttctaatgtttataaaaaaaatatataaatatttaatgtttttaaataactataataaaactaagGAACCTAGTATCAAATTTCCAAGCTTTTTGacataacaaaattgtttttatcaactataagtttaattaaatttttaaaaattaaaaaattgtttatcatacataaaattatattatacactttataaaaatagttattatatgatgtgttttttaatgttaagagataatatttatttccacctgttcattatttaaattattaaaaattctaattttattatatataatttttatcatttacaacATTTTATGTTGTCATTCATTTAGGCACATTACTTAAAAAACTGTCatgtatttttctaaaatatattcattgacTTCAAACTAATTGacttttcaacaattttttgttcaattgttataatttaaaagattttaaatactatcactctattattatgatgaagTAGGTTCATACAATAAAACTTCATATTTGACATacttagttaataaattaatttttatggttgaatatttgttaatttataagcgAATcagtataatgattaattaatgaattaggtacctactatatttctttatttcaccaaatattttaacacatttaataaacaattaagtagtaactaataaaaatagtatttatttaaaaaatctccAGATGAGAAGTGTGTACACTGactttaatgtttaagaaaataCCACCTGCAAAAttctataacttttaaattctgTACGACCAGTCcaactatatttttactaatgatAAACTATTAGGCAGGtactaaaataggtattattgtaataatgactAAATAAAGTTTAACTTATTATCAGCATTTAAAGTGgcaaagtatttatattttattaaattgttgaaactaattaatttatcaaaatggtaccatgtttaaaaacaaataaaaatgttctcaaATGAGTATGATAATGAGATTAATACACGATgacaatataaaatcatttttaataatatattacttatttataaaaactgttgTTTGTCATTAAAACCACTTTTACATCatccattaattttattacaagaaTATATTGTCTAAAATCTAAACATAGTTGAGTGGTAATGATAAAACATGGTAGAGTACATACGACAAGATAGCCGGTAAGAACTATCCTAATTTTAAGCTCTCCATCCCTATTTGTGTTGGTGCCATTTTCACatagtattcattttattcgtacaatcataaaaaaaaattatttcgtaaGTTCATATAATGGCTTTAAGAGAATATCATATCTACATGTGTTGTTTATGTCTTACAAACAAAAACATAGCAAATTGACATTAAGGGGATTGGAAGCTATGATTTCCTGTCTTTGTCTAACACACACAAAACATAGGATTATAGACGTGTTCTATTTCCAACGTACAGATTGATATAATGAAGCGATAAGAATTCTGAGTATAGATTTGAATTTGTCATCAAGTCTTCTTAAGATCGACTTTcccacatttttgatttttactagtccaaaaattgaaatatgtcaattttttaatataacgtttttCAGAATTTGGGaggataaaatcaaaaatgtgggAAAGTCGATCTCAAGTAGACTTTAtgacaaattcaaatctgtaTTCAGATAATTTTATGTTGTGTGTGTGTTAGAATCATCGAGGAAATCATCGCTTCCAATCTACATATTAAGTAGAACTCATTATGTGTTATTGACTACTTAAGTGAAATaatgttatcaaaattaatgGAAAGAACATTATCAATGATTTagcatttcaatattaaaatgtttaaacaaggtatgaataaatgaaatattacaaattgaaaatactCATATTtagcataattaaaatataaaaactaaggCTAAATCACTGATATATTacctttaattttgataatatattagaaacaaCACTTGCATTTTCTTAAAACAATCTTAGAtccatagataatattattcaatcatcaattataattacactataaataatacatgttaaagtaatatgttttagaaaaattagtaatcaaatttttttttactattaaataagaaTTCAAGTAATTTAAgcgttttatagttttattcattatgtacctatctgtaatttttaaataaatttaaataagatatattaatactaattactagATACCTCACCACGAGTTCCAAAtctatattagaataattattaattaaggattaattataaatgttatgttaaCAGCAGTACTTGATTGTGAGATGGTTTatgcttaattataatatctatatacctaatatatatatagatgtatataggatattccattaaaaaaacaacTGGATATATCACTGGTTTTCTTCCTATtacatgttaaatatttataaatatttaaacttagtaATACaccatttatgatttaaaataatcagattttatcacttttaataaattaggtaggtacatattgcTACGTGCTCTGATGTCCCataccaataatatagtatacaataaagGATACTATGAATCTATGATGTAGGCTTAAGTATAAGGATAACAAttacccatattatattataataacaagacACACAATAAGAATATTACGACGTAGAAATAAACATCTACATGTAATGGGGAGTATCTACACACCTGGGCGGTAATATGTTAGGCCTAGtcgatatgaataataataataggaaaatTAAAAGCATCTATTACTTTAACTTTCAGAAATCGGA encodes the following:
- the LOC132923900 gene encoding cell division cycle-associated protein 7-like, coding for MFFVSVKHSAKEMEMMSDYERERLKNIAEIELQMADPLDTIQKKANELKSSNINATNSRRAKGKKRKSNSDTDKSNTVNFVRRSSRIIQEKRQSTNYNEQSDDENDKKKLKQGSLKIKFRWFKSSEYQKSDELYYSSLADSDFINDDEEEYDSDYELSVPGSKRKRKAYVPRLAVSQVTEEMIKNISYSSSGKVYSQSGTTCHQCRQKTADQKSYCRYKGCSGVRGNFCGFCLGRRYGENVANVLVNPKWACPPCRGYCNCSICRRRKGMVPTGQLAQQALASGYESVRHMLCSIEGENPDVMDLEFDDEDNNQNGPDKDNIDKGSLENEQNNLEAQHDNDNVSDEVKCNDSDEPCNSANHEDICGTENKDTHEMIIDKLYKQLLSED